Sequence from the Salvelinus alpinus chromosome 35, SLU_Salpinus.1, whole genome shotgun sequence genome:
ACGGAGACGTGGGATTCAGAACAACCCTGGAGTAGGCAGCAATCTGCTGGACCCCAGTGTCTGAACCCCTGGCACCACTAACCTGCTGTGCCCACTGTCTTTGGGGAAGATGCGGATGGTCTTGTCAAAGCTGGCCGAGACAAACTCCTTACCAGTTGGAGAGTAGTCTACATCCAGCACGGCTGAGACATGGTCCATGTGGACGGTGACAGGCTTGTCCAGGTACCTCATATCAAATGTATACAGACTGAAGGGGGAGGAAACGCATACTGTTGGTTAATAAATACAAAGATGAGataacacacaccaccatgcTTCTCTAATTTGTGGTGCAAGGCCAGTAAATACAAATACTTGTGAGACATGCTGTTATTGTAAAATAAGTGTACATGTACATTAGAAATAATAATTCAATGACTCCCCAAACAATTACATGAACAAAATCATTATTAGCATCGAAAATacaaacatctctccgggaaTGAATGAGGCCTATGTGATGTAGTGAACATGTTGTAAACTCAACACATCATGTTGAAATGCATCACTCACTTGTAATCTTCATTAGAGCAGGTGAAATTATAAGCTTCCATGGGATTCCAGCACAAAGTGTTGCTCCTCATATTCATGATTACCTATATAGGAAATCACACATTCATACTTCAATACACTAACTATTAGACACATTCAGTAATGAGAGGACAGTATGGAATGGGAAATTAGTTTAGTAAAGGGCAAAGTCATGGGCAGTAGGGCTGGACGATATGGGCAAAAAAATCgattcacaatttttctaccaaATATTGAGATTTTACATCAAAACACTTGATATACTGTTggaatcatagaaatagaatgatcaTTCAAATGTTATGGTTGGAATAGAGTGGCTACTTGGAATGCAGTTttgtttggcatgacaacgaGGAAAAGGTAagggaggagatggttgtgaCAGAGTaagaaccaaagtgttggtcagcgTTTCCcatggccagcagcataccaccctgcatcccactgctgcctTGCCTCTGACCTGACTCCCGGTGGTCTCAAAAGattccatggcacttatcgtaagagatggggtgttaaccccggtgtcctggctaaattcctaaTCTggctccttcctctcccctgtaactattccccaggtcattgctgtaaatgagaatgtgttcagtcaacttacctggttaaataaattaaatgggACCCTAATTAGATTTAAATAGATAGGTACATTCAGACAAAGATTTTACAATAATATTAGCCTTTTCCTCTCGGATAAGAAGAAGCTGTTTCACAAACAATGATATGCTCCACCATTGGTACTGTCCAATATTAGAGCAAAATATTGCTAGCAAGATTTGCACTCAGTGGAATTAGCTAGCAAGCGAAAAGCATTGCTAACAAATTTTAGGCACCTTTTCAGCTAATTAGTGTTTTGCAGAGAGCAAGTTACAAACTAATagtataataaagaaaacatgtgAATTTATATTAAGACGCAGTGGAAAGCTGCGTCGTTCTTGTTAGAAAGAAATCTGTTGACTGCATGCTGTTTGGTCAATGCATGCCGTGAATcttgagtagaggtcgaccgattaaatcggaatggccgattaattagggccgatttcaagttttcataacaatcggaaatcggtatttttgggcgccgatttgccgaaatgtatgtatgtatatatatattttaaaaacgcctttatttaatctttatttaactaggcaagtcagttaagaacacattcttattttcaatgacggcctaggaacgttctgcctcgttcaggggcagaacgacagatttttaaccttgtcagctcaggggatccaatcttgcagtTAACtaatccaatgctctaacacctgattacattgcactccacgaggagcctgcctgttacgcgaatgcagtaagctaaggtaagttgctagcattaaacttatcttataaaaaacaatcaatcaatgactgtcattgctccaatgtgtacttaaccataaacatcaatgcctttcttaaaatcaatacacaagtatatatttttaaacctgcatatttagctaaaagaaatccaggttagcaggcaatattaaccaggtgaaattgtgtcatttctcttgcgttcaatgcacgcagagtcagggtatatgcaacagtttgggccgcctggctctttgcgaactaatttgccagaattttacgtaattatgacataacatcgaaggttgtgcaatgtaacaggaatatttagactcatggatgcaacccgttagataaaatacggaacggaataaacgttttgttttcgaggtgatagtttccggattagtcaaaggtatatggtttagagagaaatagtcgacgcgttataattcctgtaataacttgcggctgaacttgaaaggggttccttcgttattttactgttcatgtcttccatagagaatttcttgatctacttcaaataaggtctgtgtttcacggaggagcagactgacaggggaccatgcagacaagctctgctcatgttatttgagactaaattgattttatttatgtattatattaagttaaaataaaagtattcattgttcattcagtattattgcaattgtcattattacaaaaatgtgtgtgtatgatatatataaatactttttttattaaatcggcatcggctttttttgtcctccaataatcggtatcggcgttgaaaaatcataatcggtcgacgtCTAATCTTGAGCACGAGGAACTGCCTGCTTGAGTGACAGGGGCCAGGGCTTTGTGTGTGGGGGATTGGGAAGCAGCCAAAAGAGGAGAGAAGGCGACCTCTGTCAACAAGAGTAATATATCAAAAGTTTAAAACGGGCGGTACAGACAGATGGCTAAGTGGCATTTCAAAATATTGCAGCCTCTTGCGATATGGATATTGCGCATGTCAATTTAAATTTGATTACTTGTGCAGTTCTAATGGGTAGCATCCCAAACAGCACGCTACAAGCCCTCGTCAAatggtagtgcactaaatagggtgtCGTTTGGGATGCAAACGTAGAAATGTACCTTTTTAAGAGGTGTCGCTTCCCTCATGTCATACAGCACAATACTTCTGTCAGAGGCACAACTTGCTAGAAGTTCAGTCTGAGGAGAAAAGCGGGAAGGTCAACTAAACATTTTCTAAAACTCATACAATTCTGTGTTTTATACAACCTTTGACCTACATAGTCCTGATATGGGTATAGCCTCCATTATTCTGGTGTATGGAGGCTATAGCCAAAGATATCTATAACTAAAACAAGATAGGTCATCTGTGTTGTTTACAGTTTGAGCAAACAAAGCATAGTGGGCAAAACAAGCAAGGAGGTAGGcaaagccaagcacgagctagcaagATCGTATTGGCACGTtgtagcatgtatttgcatatttccattaggGAACGCCTCCTCTGTGAAGTGTGTGCGCACAAACTCAATTCGaccttgcactccttctaaacaacgcaTTTTTTTTCAGTTTGGCAAAGCGTGAAGTCTATAAATATTAGTACACCGTGTtcgtaacagattctagttttgggaacagaaaaatgTATTGTTCCAACAATGAGaatttgcagaatgtcggcccAGTTCCATCCTCTTCCACCACCCGCGACTAGACTTCCTCTCACTACTATACATTTTGGTGGTCAGAAAACATTCTAAACGGATACTTCAGCTTTATAACCGCTGTGACGTGTCTGGGTTACGCCTTCTGTCTGTGCTATAGCAATGTCAGGGCCCGTATTCACCAAGAGTCTAAGAGCAGAAGTGCTAATCTAGGACCAGCTTTACCTTTCAGATTATAATTAACAAGATTATATGGACatggaggacctgatcctagatcagcaatcatactctgagacactttcTGCTACAATCCACACAGAGAAAGGGTTGATTACCTCTACAGGGTTGAAGCGGACGCAGTTGAAACTGTCCACGCCCCAGGAGAAGGAGCGGATGGGGTTGCTGCGCTGCTCATCCCAGATATCCACCTGCTGGCCACACGTTACAAACACACCCTCCTTCTGGTGGTGGTCGATGCTGGTGAACACAGACTGGAAGGAACAAACATTCTCAATCATCATCACAGACTTGAGGGAATACATTACAACAACCATCATCATCACCCTGACTGTAGGGAATATCTCCAAACCCATCATTCTTATCATCATGGGCTTAAAGCCACAATCTTTAATGATGGGTCCACTCGATGATATGCACATTTTACAGTGTTGCTTAATGAGATCAGATAGGTTTGGTCAGAGATACACTGTCAGAGATATTAATTGAGCAGAATATTGAGACAGACACTTCTCCTCCATACCTTCCCAAGAATAGTATTGAGAGGTTCCTCTTCCTCTCCGTAGCCAGGAGTCTCCATCTTCCACTGTTTTATAGTCTTGTCATCACCAACCTGTTATTCAGAAACACAAGCATGTTTAATTTCAGAGGTTTGAGGTTGACTCATAATGAAGTTGTGTCACAAGACTGCAATTCAGCAGAGGGCAACCATTCTGTGAGTAACCCAGGGGTGTATTAATTTAGTCTGTtgtaaaacattttgcaatggaaaccgtttactccaaatggaaaacgttttgcaacaaaaacaagagtttctattagaGCAATTCAGATAGGTCCCTCCCAGTTTAATTCTGTTTACTTCCGTTTGGTACCTCGAGTACACGGTAAACAGTTTCCGTTGCAACAGAccaaacattttgcaatggaatccgactaatgaatacacccctggtctGGTTAATATCCACTAGACAGGAAATTGAAGCAAATGGGCCAGAATGGGGAGGTTCTATGTGAACTTGTCCATTGCACAACGTTAAGTTATAGTGTGCACTAGTGAATACAACCCTGGGTAGTGGAACAGATACTGTACCGTAAAGAAGGAGGTGCCACAGAAGCGGACGACCACCCCCCTGACAAAGCCTTCATGTGCCTGGAGTGTACGAACACACTCACGTTTGGTTAGATTCCACACCTTCAGCTGAGAAACAAATCAGTTAGTCTTACTGTATAAACAGGTCATTTAGATGCACCATCTCAATGCACAGACTTGTCATCATATGTTTGACATGTAGCCTACAATTCTTGGATTTGCAATCAACTCATATTTAACCAGGCCATTGCTAACTCAAAGTACAGTTAGCTAGTTAATTACCTCTCCATCGCAGGAGCCGGACAGCATTGTGGAGAGGCTCTTGgggtgcttggccatgcagttcACTCCATCCCTGTGGCCGTCCAGAGAAGCCAGGAACGGCTTGGCGAACACGCGCTCCAGCTTGGTGGCATTCAGGGCACGGGTGTATTCTCTTGGCACCTCGAACGGATGGAGGGACGGGTCGTAATTTCTTGGTACTGTAGGTTACATACACTGTTAGAAGAAGTTGTTTTGCCAGTGCTGATTGAGCTAGCTATAGCTCTCTACAGTGGATTGAACTGTGTGTTAGCTAATGTGCACTAGCTGGCTAACTATCTGCACTTACCACGCTGG
This genomic interval carries:
- the dcaf13 gene encoding DDB1- and CUL4-associated factor 13 — encoded protein: MKVKVLSRNPDDYVRETKLDIQRVPRNYDPSLHPFEVPREYTRALNATKLERVFAKPFLASLDGHRDGVNCMAKHPKSLSTMLSGSCDGELKVWNLTKRECVRTLQAHEGFVRGVVVRFCGTSFFTVGDDKTIKQWKMETPGYGEEEEPLNTILGKSVFTSIDHHQKEGVFVTCGQQVDIWDEQRSNPIRSFSWGVDSFNCVRFNPVETELLASCASDRSIVLYDMREATPLKKVIMNMRSNTLCWNPMEAYNFTCSNEDYNLYTFDMRYLDKPVTVHMDHVSAVLDVDYSPTGKEFVSASFDKTIRIFPKDSGHSREVYHTKRMQHVISIKWSSDNKYILSASDEMNIRLWKANAAEKLGLLAHREKSAVNYSQKLKEKFQHHPQIRRISRHRHLPKSIYSQSKELRVMKEARRRKERNVRKHSKPGSMPVVTEKEKHVVTVVK